A single genomic interval of Megalobrama amblycephala isolate DHTTF-2021 linkage group LG17, ASM1881202v1, whole genome shotgun sequence harbors:
- the and2 gene encoding actinodin2 translates to MARLTLSVMICGMALATVFMSDFLNAGPVGRNEEEGAIEGASEVKTDSKSSLKKLVRSRRNVAYYRSQPDFWGWYKYFMETHNQEGVENMDRMYLAYLQNKHRVEDGRSYNHYLTHLSEIYKACANSDDPDCIAESTSKPKAKIVMPVPVRQAAVTVCNPYLDPYCLYAVRPKAAEEEPSPAPAKVPAPILSPLLPLPLKTPPAHYYYAPVLEPFLSAEQRAELLRICNPSDTECLQYHLRAAYGYRPSLGPLPSYAHLGCDPTKDPYCQPKLVARSPSGLYHLYPTCNPATDPLCITNVVAPAAQTAENAETPKDKFCNPLFDEGCNPLTAAKLAALNKPVLEYAPKDEPAPLNLACDPRYDPYCLIGGAATLRKPPPALPEFQTRHRLGVRGKTKEGYDCYVFYDKDCTPVENQELRASAASSKPDCHPYDPNCGRFAAHPSTRAEAAKTVKDGIIEPHPDCDPEIDYNCRLRRAESTGEEHKDEPAQQEQGHSNPFPEHVAPEYPVPRFEDFLRGYMGGYKK, encoded by the exons ATGGCCAGACTTACACTGTCTGTTATGATCTGTGGAATGGCTCTTGCAACTGTCTTTATGTCAG ACTTTCTGAATGCTGGTCCTGTAGGGCGCAATGAAGAAGAGGGCG CCATAGAGGGCGCTTCTGAGGTGAAGACAGACAGCAAGTCATCACTGAAGAAGCTTGTCCGCAGCAGGAGGAATGTTGCCTATTACAGAAGCCAACCTGATTTCTGGGGCTGGTATAAATACTTCATGGAGACCCACAACCAGGAAGGA GTTGAGAACATGGATCGCATGTACCTTGCTTACCTGCAGAACAAGCACAGAGTAGAAGACGGCCGCTCTTACAACCATTACCTCACGCACCTGAGCGAAATTTACAAAGCCTGTGCCAACTCCGACGACCCAGACTGCATTGCAGAATCCACCAGTAAACCCAAAGCCAAGATTGTCATGCCTGTTCCCGTGAGGCAAGCTGCTGTGACAGTGTGCAACCCTTACCTCGACCCATACTGCCTCTATGCTGTTAGACCAAAAGCTGCAGAAGAAGAGCCTTCACCTGCTCCGGCGAAGGTCCCTGCTCCGATTCTGTCCCCTCTACTCCCTCTGCCTCTGAAAACCCCACCGGCTCACTACTACTACGCTCCGGTTCTGGAGCCTTTCCTGTCGGCTGAGCAAAGAGCAGAGCTGTTGCGTATCTGCAACCCTTCGGACACTGAGTGTCTGCAGTATCACCTGCGTGCTGCGTATGGCTACAGGCCCTCGCTTGGCCCTCTGCCCTCTTACGCTCACCTTGGATGTGATCCTACCAAAGATCCTTACTGCCAGCCCAAGCTGGTGGCCAGATCACCCTCAGGTTTGTATCACCTGTACCCCACCTGTAACCCGGCCACTGACCCCCTTTGCATCACCAATGTAGTTGCACCTGCAGCCCAAACTGCAGAGAATGCAGAAACCCCCAAAGACAAGTTTTGCAACCCTTTGTTTGATGAGGGCTGCAACCCCCTTACAGCTGCCAAACTAGCTGCACTCAATAAGCCTGTCTTGGAGTATGCTCCAAAAGATGAGCCTGCACCTCTCAACCTGGCCTGCGATCCTCGTTACGATCCGTATTGTCTGAttggtggagccgccactctcAGGAAACCCCCTCCAGCTCTCCCGGAGTTCCAGACCCGTCACCGTCTGGGCGTCCGTGGGAAGACCAAGGAAGGATATGACTGCTACGTGTTCTACGATAAGGACTGCACCCCGGTGGAGAACCAGGAGTTGAGGGCCAGTGCTGCCAGTTCTAAACCTGACTGCCACCCGTACGACCCCAACTGTGGTAGGTTTGCCGCTCATCCGTCCACTCGAGCAGAGGCAGCCAAGACGGTCAAAGATGGCATCATTGAGCCCCATCCAGACTGTGACCCAGAAATCGATTACAACTGCCGTCTGCGCAGGGCAGAATCCACAGGTGAAGAACACAAAGATGAACCGGCACAGCAAGAACAAGGTCACAGCAACCCTTTCCCTGAACATGTGGCTCCTGAGTATCCAGTTCCACGATTCGAGGACTTCCTGAGAGGATATATGGGTGGCTACAAgaaatga